The Rhodospirillales bacterium genome contains the following window.
GTTGGCGATTTTTCCGATTCCATGCAAATGCTCGAAACCGGCCTGTTCGATCGATACGGCATCCGCCGCATCGGCGTTGCCGGCCATCCGGAGGGAAGCCCCGACATTTCGGATTCGGCGATCGCCTCGGCGCTGGCGTGGAAAAACGCGTTCGCCCAGCGTACCGGGGCGGAGTTGTACGTTTTGACCCAGTTCTGTTTCGAGGCGGCTCCCATTATTGCCTGGGACAGGAAAATCCGGGCGGCGGGCAACCGCCTGCCGATCCGCATCGGCGTTCCGGGACTGGCGACCATCAAGACCCTCGCGGCCTACGCGCGCGCGTGCGGCATCGGTGCGTCGGCGACATTCGTCCTCAAGCAAGCCAAGAACATCACCAAGCTGATGGCCCTGTCGACGCCCGACAAGCTGATCGCCGACTTGGCCGCCTATAAGGCGGCCGACCGCGACTGCGGCATCGTCGGATGCCACATGTATCCGTTCGGAGGACTGAAGAAGACGGCGGCCTGGGGCTATGCGGTCGCCGACGGAAAATTCGACCTCGACGGCAACGGCGGTTTCCGCGTGACCGCCGATCTTGCCTGATTCCGGCCTAGGACAGCGGTTTAGCGCCGCCCCGATGCCAACCGCGCGGCGTCGGGATGCCGCCGCGACCGGATCGGCGTCCCCATGCATTTGATTCAGGAAAGCCCCGATCCACGCCCACATGGCGTAATTTTCCCACTTGCGGCCCCAATAGCCGAGATTGGCGAGGCGAAGCGTCGGCACGGCGATCGCCTTGATCGCGAACAAGGGATGAAACCGGGCGGGACGCACATGGCTCGGGCCGAGGCGGACCGCGTTGATCAACAGACCGGCGGCGACGGCCAGAACCGAAGCGAGCGCGATCGTCACCCTCCAATCCAATCGGCGAGGTTGAGCAGTGCGCTCGCCAGCGTGCCGGCGACGAAGCCGACCGACACGCTGCTGGCGAGCCAAGCTGCCCGGCTATCGTCGAGGCCGTGGGTGGTTTTTAAGGTCGGCGCAACCGCCGAGGCGGAAAACCAGAGAGATAGGGCGAGCACCACGCAAGTCGTAAGCAAAATAACGGAGAACCATTTGCCGGGCGGCGGCGGGTCGTCCTGTGCGGTCGGTATCATCGGTTTACTCGAATCACGTCGATCCCTCGATGCGAAAAATTTCGAAATGGGGCGGGAGCGACCGGGGGCGGCTTAACCGGCCGTCATCCCGCCCGAACGCCGCCGGCGGCGGCGCGCACGGCGCCTTCGGCCACGGCACGCGCGATCCAACGGCGCGTCTGCTCGATTTCGATCCCGAAGTGCGCGGCGATTTCGGCCTCCGGGCGCGGGCCGGCGGCGGCGAACCGCCGGAGTTCGGCGACGAACGCCGCATAAAGGTCGAACGGGGCCGTCGCGGTCGGTCGGGACGGGCGCGGGCCGGCGGGCCGCGCCGCCGGGGCGGACCGGGGATCGGCCGCGTCCCGGCCCCCGGCCAGGGCGCGCGCGACGAAGAAGTCGCGCATGCCGGCGCAATCCTCCACATCCTGTCGCGTGAT
Protein-coding sequences here:
- a CDS encoding metFprotein, whose translation is MIIAEASSRKHVSDPAEPIRNLCAQFSLETTPATAAKVSSFRDILREGTKVYIAFLPGSDIADTVATTIRLCREGFRSVPHIAARSLRDRKQLDETLRRMAGEAGIDEVLCIGGGVPKPVGDFSDSMQMLETGLFDRYGIRRIGVAGHPEGSPDISDSAIASALAWKNAFAQRTGAELYVLTQFCFEAAPIIAWDRKIRAAGNRLPIRIGVPGLATIKTLAAYARACGIGASATFVLKQAKNITKLMALSTPDKLIADLAAYKAADRDCGIVGCHMYPFGGLKKTAAWGYAVADGKFDLDGNGGFRVTADLA